The Pelodiscus sinensis isolate JC-2024 chromosome 30, ASM4963464v1, whole genome shotgun sequence genome has a window encoding:
- the LOC142821304 gene encoding olfactory receptor 11A1-like — protein MEKVEERNQTPIVEFILLGFGNGPELQPLLSLVFLAIYFVTVAGNLLIIVLVVADRHLHIPMYYFVGNLSVLEICYTSAILPRLLASLLTGDRTVSVKSCIVQIYLFGTISASECLLLTAISYDRYLAICHPLHYAVLMNGQVCAWLVAGCWISGFLGCTIVNIFMSQLQFCGSQEIDHFFCDFSPTIKLSCDDTRTLELVTFIIAALGALVPCLLTLVSYVCIITAILRISSNIGRQKAFSTCSSHLTVVTIYYGTLITIYVFPTANAPAILNKLFSVFYTVLNPMINPIIYCLRNKEVNESLRKAVMKLSAFRQRHRM, from the coding sequence ATGGAGAAAGTGGAAGAAAGGAATCAAACGCCCATCGTGGAATTCATCCTCTTAGGATTTGGGAATGGCCCTGAACTTCAGCCCCTTCTCTCCCTTGTATTTCTAGCGATCTACTTTGTGACGGTGGCCGGGAACCTCCTCATCATTGTCTTAGTGGTGGCTGATCGGCACCTTCACATCCCCATGTACTACTTCGTGGGGAATTTGTCTGTCCTGGAGATCTGTTACACCTCCGCcatcctgcccaggctgctggccagtctcctgaCCGGGGACAGAACCGTCTCGGTGAAGAGCTGCATTGTGCAGATATATTTGTTTGGTACCATTTCAGCATCAGAATGTCTGCTGCTCACGGCCATTTCCTATGATCGGTATCTAGCGATCTGCCACCCCCTCCATTACGCTGTTCTGATGAATGGGcaggtgtgtgcctggcttgtgGCCGGCTGCTGGATAAGTGGCTTTCTGGGCTGCACCATCGTCAATATTTTTATGTCCCAATTACAATTCTGTGGTTCCCAAGAAATCgaccatttcttctgtgatttTTCACCCACGATCAAGCTGTCCTGTGACGACACCCGGACTCTGGAGCTGGTGACTTTTATCATCGCTGCCCTAGGGGCACTTGTGCCCTGTCTCCTGACCCTGGTGTCCTACGTTTGTATCATCACAGCCATCCTGAGAATCTCGTCCAACatcgggaggcaaaaggccttttccacctgctcctctcaCCTCACTGTGGTGACAATTTACTATGGGACTCTTATTACTATCTATGTGTTTCCAACAGCCAACGCTCCCGCAATCCtaaacaaattattttctgtcttttacaCGGTCCTGAATCCCATgatcaaccccatcatctactgcctgagaaacaaggaggttaATGAGTCCCTGAGAAAAGCTGTTATGAAACTGTCGGCTTTCCGACAGAGGCACAGAATGTGA
- the LOC102449254 gene encoding olfactory receptor 5G9-like codes for MENQTTVTEFIFLGLSSDRQIQIFLFVVFFIIYLVTMLGNIVMMVLIKVDFHLHTPMYFFLFHLSFVDICYSSVTVPNMLMNFLVESKTISVRGCLSQMFLFFLLAGTEVFLLSAMAYDRYAAICDPLHYVDAMNKKIWVQLVSGAWTTGFFYALINTVFALDLHFCGPNEIQHFSCELPPLLRLSCRDILVNQVVLLSSVVVLGSSSFLFTLISYIYVITTILRMRSAEGRRKAFSTCSSHLIVVGLLYLTAFLQYTKPRSISSAVLDEMFSIQYSILTPMLNPIIYSLKNKEVKTALRSISGKFRFLN; via the coding sequence ATGGAAAACCAAACCACGGTGACTGAATTTATCTTCCTGGGACTTTCTAGTGACCGTCAGATACAGATTTTCCTCTTTGTGgtgtttttcattatttaccTAGTCACCATGCTTGGGAACATAGTGATGATGGTGCTAATAAAAGTTGATTTTCACCTTCACACCCCAATGTATTTCTTTCTCTTCCACTTGTCCTTTGTTGACATCTGCTATTCCTCAGTCACAGTTCCCAATATGCTGATGAACTTCCTGGTGGAGTCTAAAACAATTTCGGTCAGGGGCTGCCTTTCCCAGATGTTCTTATTTTTCCTCTTAGCTGGCACGGAAGTTTTCCTTCTCTCAGCCATGGCTTACGACCGCTATGCTGCCATCTGTGACCCCTTGCATTACGTGGACGCAATGAACAAGAAGATCTGGGTTCAGCTGGTGAGTGGTGCATGGACCACAGGCTTCTTTTACGCCTTAATTAACACTGTTTTTGCCCTTGACTTGCACTTTTGTGGACCCAATGAAATCCAGCATTTCAGCTGTGAGCTGCCTCCTCTGTTAAGACTCTCCTGCAGGGACATTCTCGTCAACCAGGTCGTGCTTCTGTCTTCTGTTGTCGTACTTGGCTCAAGCTCCTTCCTCTTCACCCTTATCTCCTACATCTACGTCATCACCACCATCCTGCGGATGCGGTCTGCCGAGGGCAGGCggaaagccttctccacctgcagctcccacctgatTGTGGTTGGTTTGTTGTACCTGACAGCTTTTTTACAGTACACGAAACCCAGATCCATCTCCTCTGCAGTTCTGGATGAAATGTTCTCCATCCAGTACAGCATCCTGACCCCTATgttaaaccccatcatctacagcCTGAAAAACAAGGAGGTGAAAACTGCCCTAAGGAGTATATCAGGAAAATTCAGGTTTCTTAACTAG
- the LOC102449011 gene encoding olfactory receptor 5A1-like — MENRTKVTQFILLGFSNDPQLQMLLFLVFLIVYLVTLLANGVIILVVRADSHLYTPMYFFLFHLAFVDICYSSAVVPKMLVNFLSGHKTITANGCLAQMFFIFLPAVTEVFILSAMAYDRYAAICVPLRYVETMSKRTCVLLVSGSWTIGFTDALLNTALSLRLHFCGPHHIHHFSCELPPLLHLSCTETTTNEVVLFTSVVILGSSSFLFTLISYIYIISTILRMRSAEGRRKAFSTCSSHLMVVGLLYLTAFFQYTKPRSISSVALDEMVSIQYSILTPMLNPIIYSLKNKKVKTAIGKMLGKFMFLKYC, encoded by the coding sequence ATGGAGAACAGAACCAAAGTGACTCAGTTTATTCTCCTGGGATTTTCCAATGACCCACAGCTGCAGATGCTCCTCTTTTTGGTGTTTTTAATTGTTTATCTCGTCACACTTTTAGCCAATGGGGTGATCATACTGGTGGTAAGGGCTGATTCTCACCTttacacccccatgtacttcttcctcttCCACTTAGCCTTCGTCGATATCTGCTATTCCTCAGCTGTTGTTCCAAAGATGTTGGTGAATTTCTTATCGGGGCACAAAACCATTACTGCCAATGGCTGCCTTGCCCAGATGTTCTTCATATTCCTCCCGGCTGTTACTGAAGTTTTTATTCTCTCGGCCATGGCGTATGACCGCTACGCAGCCATCTGTGTCCCCTTGCGCTACGTAGAAACCATGAGCAAAAGGACCTGTGTTCTGCTAGTGAGTGGCTCATGGACCATAGGGTTCACAGATGCTCTGCTGAACACGGCTTTGTCCCTCCGGCTGCATTTCTGTGGGCCCCATCACATCCACCATTTCAGCTGCGAGCTCCCGCCTCTGCTCCATCTGTCCTGCACGGAGACCACCACCAATGAAGTGGTGCTTTTCACTTCTGTTGTCATCCTTGGATCAAGCTCCTTCCTCTTCACCCTCATCTCCTATATTTacatcatctccaccatcctgaGGATGCGGTCTGCCGAGGGCAGGCggaaagccttctccacctgcagctcccatctcATGGTGGTTGGTTTGTTGTACCTGACGGCTTTCTTCCAGTACACCAAACCCAGATCCATCTCCTCTGTGGCTCTGGATGAAATGGTCTCCATCCAGTACAGCATCTTGACCCCCATGTTAAATCCCATCATCTACAGCCTGAAAAACAAGAAAGTGAAAACAGCCATAGGGAAAATGTTGGGGAAATTCATGTTTCTCAAGTACTGCTGa